The following is a genomic window from Spirosoma agri.
GCACGGCTTCGAATAAGAACTGAAAGAGAATGAAGTAATTCTTGGCGCCCAACGATTTCTGAATACCGATTATGTTGGTTCGTTCTTTCACACTGACGAACATGATGTTGGCGATCCCAAAACCGCCGATCAGAATTGAAAAGCCGCCGATGACCCAGCCGGCGGTCGTTAATACGGCAAAAATGGCACCAATGAATTTGAAAAGAGCTTCCGGCCGATTGATGGCAAAATTGTCGGTCTGGGTCGGTTTCAGGCTGCGACGGGCGCGCATAATACCCCGTATTTCACCTTCCAAGTCTTCCAGGCCGGGATCGGTGTCGTAGCCTTTGACGAAGATGCTGATGCTTGGATTGAGGGATTGAAACAGCTTGGCATACGTGGTATAGGGAATCAGGCAGCGTCGGTCCACGTTACCGCCAACCTCCAGAATACTCGCTCCCTTTTTCTCCTGAACCCCGATCACGATGAAATTAAGCCCGGCCACTTTCATCGTCTGCCCGACCGCGATCTGATTCGGAAACAGGTTTTCGGCCACTTCAGCCCCCAGAATGACCGCGTTGCGGGAGCCATCCTGTTCCTGTGCTGTGAAATAGCGACCAGTTGCCAGAACGACATCGGTAACGCGGTTATAGTCCATCGTCACGCCCGATATCCGACAGGGCATACTGTTGTTACCATTCTTGACTGTTACACCGCCCTTGCCGCCCGCAGCCGCCACGGCATCGGCATTTTCGAGGTGTTCGTTCAGGTAGCGAAAATCGGAATACGTTAATTCAGGACGCTGGAAGTATTTCCACCATTGATAGGGACCATCGAAAGTCCAGGGGAGCTTCTGAACATAAAGCGAATTATTCCCCAGCACATTTATACTTTCCTTGATATTTCGTTCCAGCGAGTCGACCAGGGTAAATACCGCAATAATCGCAAAGATACCAACTGTTACGCCCAGCAGCGAAAGCGTCGTCCGAAGGAGATTTGACCGCAGTGCCTGCCACGCAAACCGAAAACTTTCAAATACCTGACGAAGAAACTGCATGGTGCTTTTATAATTCTGGCCGATCTGATCTACTCAGCGTAACAAAGAAAGAAATAAAACGGATTCTTATCCAGGCATTTTGGACGAGCATACCATTCTGCCGGACAAATGGTTGATGCCAGTCCGCGATAGACCTGCGTTTGAGACCGTTGTTCCCCACGGCTACGCTATCGGAATGCGCATTTTTTGTAGTTTAGTGGTTTACAACCGCCTAGCCGCAATGCTACATGAAAAAAAATAGTACGTATTATCCGTTACTGATCGCTTTCTTCGCTATTGCTTCCTGCAAAACGCAGGCACCATCAACAACTGCCAGTACGAAGGTAGAACAGAGTCAGGGTGTTTACCAATACCGTGACGAAGACGCAGCCGTTAAACCGTTCTTCTCCGATCGTCAGGGGTTTATTGGGCGCAATGGCATGGTTGCCTCAGCGCATCCCGAAGCGTCTCAAGTGGGGCTGGACATTCTAAAAGCGGGCGGAAGTGCCGTCGATGCAGCCGTGGCCATCCAGTTTGCGTTAGCCGTCGTTTACCCGGGAGCGGGCAACATCGGTGGGGGTGGATTCATGGTGTATCGCGACAATGCGGGCAAGGCGTATACCCTCGACTACCGCGAAAAAGCACCCGGTCGTGCCAGTCAGAATATGTACCTTGATTCGCTCGGTAACGTTCGGCAGGGGTTAAGTATCAGCGGGCATCTGGCCAGTGGTGTTCCCGGCTCGGTGGATGGTATGGCTGAAGCCCACAAACGGTTCGGCAAATTGGCGTGGGCACAAATCATTCAACCTGCCGTCGATCTGGCGGCCAAAGGATTTGCGCTGACCGAACGCGATGCGCTGGGGCTGAACCGCATCAAAACAGACCTAAATACGATCAATCCCGGCAAACCCTATTTTCTCAAAAGTACCGTACCGACCGATACTGTCACCTGGCACAAAGGCGATCTGTTGATTCAGGCTGATCTGGCCAAAACGCTGCAACGGATTCAGGCGCAGGGCCGGGCTGGATTCTACGAAGGCGAGACGGCCCGGCTGTTGGCCGAAGAAATGCAACGCGGAAAGGGGTTGATCAGCGAAGAAGATCTTAAAAACTACCATTCTGTCTGGCGTGACCCGATTCAGGCTAAATACAAAAATTATACGATCATCACCATGCCGCCAACCTCCAGCGGGGGCGTGGCACTCGTACAGTTAATGCGCTTTACTGAGCCTTATCCATTGCGCAAATGGGGCTGGAATCGTGATTCGACGGTGCAGGTCATGGTTGAGGCCGAACGGCGTGTTTACGCCGATCGGGCCAAGTTTTTGGGCGACCCGGACTTTGTGAAAGTGCCTACGAATAAATTGATGAGCCCGGATTATCTGAAAACCCGCTGGACTGACTTTTCATTTGCCAAAGCGACCGATAGCAAAGCTATAAAAGGTGGTTCAATTCCGGGCTACGAAAGTCTGGAGACAACCCATTTTTCGGTTGTCGACAAAGAGGGTAATGCGGTGAGTATCACAACTACGCTAAATGGCGGTTATGGCAGCCGGGTTGTTGTTGGCGGGGCGGGTTTCTTCATGAACAACGAGATGGACGATTTCAGCGTTAAGCCGGGCGTACCGAATATGTTTGGATTGATCGGTAATCAGGCCAACGCCATCGCGCCGAACAAACGAATGCTCTCGTCCATGACGCCTACTATTCTGGAAAAAGACGGAAAGCTGTTTATGGTGGTCGGTACGCCGGGCGGCTCAACGATCATCACATCGGTTTACCAGACCATTCTGAACGTTATTGAACACGGCATGACGATGCAGCAGGCCGTCAATGCGCTCAAATTTCACCATCAGTGGCTGCCCGACAAGACGATTTTCGAGAACGGTGCCTTTTCGGATGCTACCGTGGGGAACCTGCAAAATCGCGGCTATATACTCGAAAAGCTGACCAACACCCTGGGCCGCATGGACTGTGTGCTGATTCGTCCGGATGGTTCGTATGAGGGAGCATCAGACCCACGGGCCGATAACACTGCACGAGGCTACTAACTTGTAACGCGATCATCCTGTCCGTAGCGTAGAAGGCTGACTTAGAGTTGTCTCCGCGCTTCGGACGGGATGGCCGTGTTACACTAATTAAGGACGTTCTTCAACTGTTTGGCTAAATCTCGGTGCTTGCTGTCATTCTCCAGCAGTTTCTTCGTATACGTCTTTACACCATCGTTAGGCGCAAGATCCTGAAGATCATCGGCCACGTCGAGAGCATCGTCGTTCATGGTCGCCATAGTATCGAGGTATTGCAGATCAAACTCTGTACCCTTATCCATTCCCGTCAGCTTTTCCAAAGCGTTCTTGCTTTTGTCGGAAAGGCCAACGGGTAAGGTCACGTTCATTTGTTTGGCCAGTGTCTGTAAGCTTTTGTCATTCTGCTGATGCTCGTTCATAGCCCGCTGGGCAAACCCTCGTACCTCCGGATTGGTCGCTTTCTGGAGGGCGACCTTGCTCAATTCGTACTCGGTCATGCCGCTGTTCGATAAATGGACTATATAACGACTCACTTTCTTAGCGTCTTCTTTGGCATCGTTACTAACGGCTATGGCTTGTTTGTCAATGCGTTCGTCATTAATCTTGTCGGCCTTGTCTGTACTGCCGTCACCAGACGAACAACTAAACGTCGTGAGCAGCGTGCCAATCACCAGTGCGAGTACGGTAGTGGGTTTCATGGGAATAAGTCTATCTTGTTGTTCTATGACAACTTACTTTCCCGCGTCTTGTTCAGTGAACCTGTAGCAGCGTAAGCCAGGCTTCTTTTACGTTATTGTTGGCCAGTAACTGCTTCGCTCTTAGATGCAGTAGATCGGGCAAATACTGACAGCCATACCGGGCTTCGTCGATTAACTCCGTCAATACCCCGGACGCTTTATACGCATTGGCCTCATCGACCGTAGGCAGGGCTGCAAAACTGCCTAATTTACCCAGATCATTACCCGATAAGATAGCGCTGTTTCGGATTGAATCGGGAATCTGATCGACACCAATGCCAATTTTGGGTCGTGCTACTTCAAACAGCGCGTCGCCGTGCGCACGGGCGTACCAGTCTCCCCCGAGTCGACCGATCAGATCAAGCCGATGCGGATCGATGGCGCCGGTTTCGTTGAAAATAGTATCGTGCAGATGCGCCATGACAACTTCGCAGATAACCAGATGACCCGCGCCGGGCGTTTCGTCAGAAGGGCGCTCATTCGTTGGAATGATTTGTTTAACGATGCACTCAAAAGCAGCCGGTGATTCAGCTACTCTTGGCGGACGAACCTTATCAGAAGCAATAGTCGTGAATCCGGCCTTTTTAAACTCGTTGATGCCCCGCTCAAACTCCGCACTCGCCAGCGACATCTGCTCAACCATGGCATAATTGACAATATTGATCACAACCTCACCGACTTCTTCCAGATTCAGTAGGGTGTGTTTCTTTTGGCCATGCCGGTTGATACTGGGCGCAAATACCAGCGTTGGCGGATTGTAGCCAAAGACATTGAAGAAACTGAACGGACTTAGATTGACTTGACCCTGTGCGTCGATGGTGCTGGCAAAGGCAATGGGCCGGGGGCCAATCGTACCGATCATGTACCGATAAAACTCATTGGGTTGCAGATCGGCGGGGTTGATTGTCTTGATCATTTCGTTGCGAAAGCGGGCTGTTGCTACAAGTACTCCTGTTTTCAACGAATCGTTCCGGATACATCACCCAAATCGACCCGAATGCCATCGGAAAAGCCCCACCCTCGAAATGTGACTCGATCGCCATCGGCCAGAAACGTTCGTGTCGTTGCGTCGGGTAAATGAAGTGGACGGGTGCCGTTCCCGCTGAGTTCGAGCAGTGAGCCGTAGGAGCCGGGTGTATCTCCGGAAATGGTGCCCGTCGCCAGTACGTCGCCGATGTTGAGGTTACAGCCACCAACGGTGTGATGGGCAATCATCTGGGCGAAACTCCAGTACAGGTATTGCGCGTTGGTGCGGCTGATGATGACTTCGTCGCCCGTTTTGGTGTGCAGTACAACCTCCATATCAAGACTAAAATGAGCCGGTTTCGATTGCTGGAGATAGGGTAGGGGCGTGGGTGTCTGGTGCGGACCGGCAACGCGGAAGGGTTCCAGTTCATCAAGGGGCACGATCCAGGCCGATAAGCTCGACGCAAAATTCTTGCCCAGAAAAGGACCCAATGGCTGGTATTCCCACCGTTGAATGTCGCGCGCTGACCAGTCGTTGAAAAGCGCGACGCCAAAAATGAAGTCTTCCGCTTCGTCGACCGGAATTGGCTCGCCTAGCGGGTTGCTTTTACCAACAATCAGCGCCAGCTCAAGCTCGAAATCCAAAGCCGTTGATGGACCAAAAACGGGTTGGTTGTCAGGTCCTAAATATTGACCGGATGGTCGCTGAATGGGTGTTTCCGATACGACGATCGACGAAGCCCGGCCATGATAAGCTACGGGCATGTGCCGGTAGTTTGGTAGCAACGGCTCGGCATCTGGCCGGAACATTCGACCAACGTTTTCGGCATGGTGAATGCCCGCGTAGAAATCGGTATAGTCACCAACCTGCACGGGCAGATGCATCGTCACCCGCGATGCATTAATAAAGATCTGGTCGTGAACCTTGCTGAATTCGGTGTTTTCGCCACGTAGCAGCTCGTCTAGCCGTTCTCGGACAAGCCGGTGGCGGGATTTGCCCAGCCCGATGAATGTATTCAGTGTTGGTTGAGCAAATACGGTCGAGTCAATCGCCAGCTCATCGAAATAGCCCAACAGACTGACTAGTTCAAGGTCCAGAATCTGGCTACCGTGTTTCAGCCCTACTCTGGGCGGAGCGTTATCGTAACTGAAAATACCGTACATACGATCGGATCGTTCGTTGACTCGATTTCACCAGACTACTCACTGACGTTGTTATAGATCGAGTCCATAATGCGGACAAAATGATGATAGTCTTCATCACTCAGGTTGCCCCAGCCTTTGCGACGCATAGCCGACACAATGGGTAATACTTCACTGTACTTAGCTTCGCCTGCTTCCGTCAAATAAACCAGAAACTTCCGCCGGTCACTATCGGCCATGCGTCGTTCGGTCAGCCCTTTTTGCGACAGCAGATCAATGATCCGCGTAACCGTCGGCGCATCTTTGGTAGTCATGTCCGAAATCGTATTCTGACTGATACCGGGGTTGCGATACAGGTGATCGATAACGACCCACTGGTCCACCGTCAGGCCAAACCCGGCGTCGTTAAACTGTTTTTGAAGAGCGTTGCGGATTTTCTTGATGGTCGTGTCAATTTTGAAAAAGTAGGCTCGGCTGTCGGAAGGATGCGTCATTAGTAACGATCATTGATTAACTCGTGTCCTTGCACTATGCTTGTGAAGAGCTATTGCAAGGATTTTTACTAACGCGAAGCTAGTCACAATAACGCTAACTGACTAATAACCCCTCCAGCGTTGCTTCGATTTCCGGGACGGACCGGTAAAGCTGTTCGTAAGAGTTAATTACAAAATACTGCTCCTGAAAATGGTCGATCACGTAGGGCGTTCTGAGCAACGTATCGACATCGTAGGGCACCCGCTTTGGTTCCTTGCTGAATAGACTGTACGTCGTTTCACCAACGGATGACAGGATGCCACCACCGTAAATCCGTAAACCGTCAGCTTCCTGAATCAGCCCAAACTCAACGGTGTACCAGTACAGTCGGGAAATCATATCGATGGCTTCGTCGTGATCGACAAACCGCAGTGCAATGTGGCTGAGTGCGGCCAAGAAATCACAAAATGCCTGATTGGACAACATTGGTACGTGGCCGAAGGTATCGTGAAACATGTCAGGTTCGGGCAAATAATCGAGTTGATCGCGTCGACGGAGCCAGGTCGTTGCTGGAAAATTCCGGTTCGCCATCAGCTCGAAAAACGCACGATTTGCGATCAGCCCCTTGACCGCGTAAACCTGCCAGCCCGTCAATGGCTGCAACCGGGGATTTAGATCCCGCTCGAAATCAGGTATCCGGTCGGCCCGAAAGCCGGTTGCCGAGATACCGTCCAGATACGCCTGACTGGCTTTACCCGGCAGCTGCGCCATCTGCCGGTCAACTAACAACCGCCACACCGCCTGATCGTCGGGCGTGTAAGCTGAATAGGTCTGATTCATGGATATGGAGCGATTAGTGGCCGCGTTAGAGCGTTCCGCGTAATTCCTGTTCGCGTTCGATGGCTTCGAAGAGGGCTTTGAAGTTGCCTTTCCCGAACGAACGGGCTCCTTTGCGCTGGATGATCTCGAAGAATAATGTCGGGCGTGGACAAACTGGCTTCGTAAAAATCTGAAGCAGATAGCCTTCGTCGTCGCGGTCGACCAGAATGCCCAGCGGTTTTAGTCGGTCGATTTCTTCGTCGATAGGGCCGACGCGTTCGGCCAGTGTTTCGTAATATGCTTCGGGAACGGTCAAAAATTCAACCCCTCGATCGCGCAGAGCCACAACCGTTTCAACAATATTGTCGGTTGCCACGGCGATGTGCTGAATGCCGGGGCCGCCGTAAAAATCCAGGTATTCTTCGATCTGCGACTTCTTCTTTCCTTCGGCTGGTTCGTTGATCGGGAATTTCACGCGCCCATTGCCGTTGCTCATCACCTTGCTCATCAGAGCCGTGTAATCAGTCGAAATGTCTTTATCATCGAACGATACGAGTTGCTGGAAACCCATCACATCCCGGTAGAAATTCATCCAGTCGTTCATCTCATTCCAGCCCACGTTACCAACCATGTGGTCTACGTAGCGCAGGCCCACACCGGTTGGTTGATACGCCGGATTCCAGGGTTTATAGCCCGGTAGAAATACACCGTTGTAGTCGGTTCGCTCGACGAAGACATGCACCATATCGCCGTATGCATGAATACCTGACCGCACCACGTAGCCCTTTTCGTCCTCCTCGCGGGTTGGTTCCATGAAGGCGCGGGCACCCCGCCGAACTGTTTCTGCGAAAGCTCGTTGGGCATCATCGACCCACAAGGCAACGACGCGGACACCGTCACCATGCTGGTCGAGGTGCGCACCAATGGGTGTGTCTCCGTGTAGGGGCGATGTGAGCACCAGCCTGATTTTATCCTGCTGTAAGACATACGATTCCCGATCCTTCAGACCCGTTTCCAGCCCGGCATGAGCCACCGGTTGAAAACCGAACGCGGTCTGAAAGTAGTGGGCTGACTGGCGGGCGTTGCCCACGTAAAGCTCGATGTAGTCCGTGCCGTTAAGGGGCAGAAAATCAACGTGATCCGATGATCCCGTTTGCGCTGATGTTATCTCTAGTGCTTCCATTGTTGTTTGTCGATGTAGCGCGGGTGGAAACCTGTGTAAGTAACGTTTCAATACAATTGTAGCCCCCTCGACGTTAGTCAAGCCATGATTTATAATAGGTGCCGTCGTCGATTTTCAGCGCCTGTTCGGTAACCATCAATGGGCGAAACGTGTCGACCATAACAGCGTATTCCTGCGTTTCTTTCTTGCCGATACTGCGCTCCATCGCACCAGGTGCCGGGCCATGTGGGATGCCGCCGGGGTGTAACGTAATGTGGCCCGGTGCGATGTCGTTACGCGACATAAAATCACCGTCTACGTAATAAATGACTTCGTCGGAATCGATATTCGAATGGTTATAGGGGGCAGGAATGGCCTTTGGATGATAGTCATAGAGACGAGGTACGAACGAGCACACCACGAACGAATCCGTCTGAAACGTCTGATGCACAGGCGGTGGCTGATGCACCCGACCCGTTATGGGTTCAAAATTAAAAATTGAGAAGCTGTATGGATAGTTGTACCCATCCCACCCGACCACATCGAATGGGTGGCTGGCGTAAACCAGCGAGTGAAGCGAGCCTTGCTTCTTGATCTTGACGAGAAAATCACCGGTCTCGTCGTGGGTTTCCAGACCAATTGGACGCACAATATCGCGTTCACAATACGGTGCGTGTTCGAGCAGTTGACCAAACTGATTCCGATAGCGTTTAGGCGTATAAATCGGGGAATGCGACTCGACGTAGAGCAACCTCGGCTGATCACTACCAGCGGTTACCGAATCAAAGTCAATCTGATAAATCGTCCCGCGTGGAATCACCAGATAGTCACCATACTGAAATGGTATTGAGCCAAATAGAGTCCGTAACGTACCCGACCCCCGATGCACGAAGAGCAATTCGTCGGCATCAGCATTTTTATAGAAATAGGTTGTCATGGACTGACGCGGAGCCGCCAAGCCGAAAATCAA
Proteins encoded in this region:
- the hppD gene encoding 4-hydroxyphenylpyruvate dioxygenase, whose amino-acid sequence is MEALEITSAQTGSSDHVDFLPLNGTDYIELYVGNARQSAHYFQTAFGFQPVAHAGLETGLKDRESYVLQQDKIRLVLTSPLHGDTPIGAHLDQHGDGVRVVALWVDDAQRAFAETVRRGARAFMEPTREEDEKGYVVRSGIHAYGDMVHVFVERTDYNGVFLPGYKPWNPAYQPTGVGLRYVDHMVGNVGWNEMNDWMNFYRDVMGFQQLVSFDDKDISTDYTALMSKVMSNGNGRVKFPINEPAEGKKKSQIEEYLDFYGGPGIQHIAVATDNIVETVVALRDRGVEFLTVPEAYYETLAERVGPIDEEIDRLKPLGILVDRDDEGYLLQIFTKPVCPRPTLFFEIIQRKGARSFGKGNFKALFEAIEREQELRGTL
- a CDS encoding flavin reductase family protein; the encoded protein is MKTINPADLQPNEFYRYMIGTIGPRPIAFASTIDAQGQVNLSPFSFFNVFGYNPPTLVFAPSINRHGQKKHTLLNLEEVGEVVINIVNYAMVEQMSLASAEFERGINEFKKAGFTTIASDKVRPPRVAESPAAFECIVKQIIPTNERPSDETPGAGHLVICEVVMAHLHDTIFNETGAIDPHRLDLIGRLGGDWYARAHGDALFEVARPKIGIGVDQIPDSIRNSAILSGNDLGKLGSFAALPTVDEANAYKASGVLTELIDEARYGCQYLPDLLHLRAKQLLANNNVKEAWLTLLQVH
- the ggt gene encoding gamma-glutamyltransferase — encoded protein: MKKNSTYYPLLIAFFAIASCKTQAPSTTASTKVEQSQGVYQYRDEDAAVKPFFSDRQGFIGRNGMVASAHPEASQVGLDILKAGGSAVDAAVAIQFALAVVYPGAGNIGGGGFMVYRDNAGKAYTLDYREKAPGRASQNMYLDSLGNVRQGLSISGHLASGVPGSVDGMAEAHKRFGKLAWAQIIQPAVDLAAKGFALTERDALGLNRIKTDLNTINPGKPYFLKSTVPTDTVTWHKGDLLIQADLAKTLQRIQAQGRAGFYEGETARLLAEEMQRGKGLISEEDLKNYHSVWRDPIQAKYKNYTIITMPPTSSGGVALVQLMRFTEPYPLRKWGWNRDSTVQVMVEAERRVYADRAKFLGDPDFVKVPTNKLMSPDYLKTRWTDFSFAKATDSKAIKGGSIPGYESLETTHFSVVDKEGNAVSITTTLNGGYGSRVVVGGAGFFMNNEMDDFSVKPGVPNMFGLIGNQANAIAPNKRMLSSMTPTILEKDGKLFMVVGTPGGSTIITSVYQTILNVIEHGMTMQQAVNALKFHHQWLPDKTIFENGAFSDATVGNLQNRGYILEKLTNTLGRMDCVLIRPDGSYEGASDPRADNTARGY
- a CDS encoding ABC transporter permease; the protein is MQFLRQVFESFRFAWQALRSNLLRTTLSLLGVTVGIFAIIAVFTLVDSLERNIKESINVLGNNSLYVQKLPWTFDGPYQWWKYFQRPELTYSDFRYLNEHLENADAVAAAGGKGGVTVKNGNNSMPCRISGVTMDYNRVTDVVLATGRYFTAQEQDGSRNAVILGAEVAENLFPNQIAVGQTMKVAGLNFIVIGVQEKKGASILEVGGNVDRRCLIPYTTYAKLFQSLNPSISIFVKGYDTDPGLEDLEGEIRGIMRARRSLKPTQTDNFAINRPEALFKFIGAIFAVLTTAGWVIGGFSILIGGFGIANIMFVSVKERTNIIGIQKSLGAKNYFILFQFLFEAVLLSLVGGLAGIALVYLLSFIQLGTLELHLTAGNITLGLGVSSIIGILSGIIPAFSASRLDPVIAIRAK
- the phhA gene encoding phenylalanine 4-monooxygenase gives rise to the protein MNQTYSAYTPDDQAVWRLLVDRQMAQLPGKASQAYLDGISATGFRADRIPDFERDLNPRLQPLTGWQVYAVKGLIANRAFFELMANRNFPATTWLRRRDQLDYLPEPDMFHDTFGHVPMLSNQAFCDFLAALSHIALRFVDHDEAIDMISRLYWYTVEFGLIQEADGLRIYGGGILSSVGETTYSLFSKEPKRVPYDVDTLLRTPYVIDHFQEQYFVINSYEQLYRSVPEIEATLEGLLVS
- the fahA gene encoding fumarylacetoacetase, whose protein sequence is MYGIFSYDNAPPRVGLKHGSQILDLELVSLLGYFDELAIDSTVFAQPTLNTFIGLGKSRHRLVRERLDELLRGENTEFSKVHDQIFINASRVTMHLPVQVGDYTDFYAGIHHAENVGRMFRPDAEPLLPNYRHMPVAYHGRASSIVVSETPIQRPSGQYLGPDNQPVFGPSTALDFELELALIVGKSNPLGEPIPVDEAEDFIFGVALFNDWSARDIQRWEYQPLGPFLGKNFASSLSAWIVPLDELEPFRVAGPHQTPTPLPYLQQSKPAHFSLDMEVVLHTKTGDEVIISRTNAQYLYWSFAQMIAHHTVGGCNLNIGDVLATGTISGDTPGSYGSLLELSGNGTRPLHLPDATTRTFLADGDRVTFRGWGFSDGIRVDLGDVSGTIR
- a CDS encoding homogentisate 1,2-dioxygenase; translated protein: MPFYHTLGQMPSKRHTQFEKPVKTGTSTSLYYEQLFGTIGFEGMSSLLYHVHRPTMVREVLGSVDLTPKLAVEKNILSRKFTGFTIEPVDDFLESRVPLLVNSDLIFGLAAPRQSMTTYFYKNADADELLFVHRGSGTLRTLFGSIPFQYGDYLVIPRGTIYQIDFDSVTAGSDQPRLLYVESHSPIYTPKRYRNQFGQLLEHAPYCERDIVRPIGLETHDETGDFLVKIKKQGSLHSLVYASHPFDVVGWDGYNYPYSFSIFNFEPITGRVHQPPPVHQTFQTDSFVVCSFVPRLYDYHPKAIPAPYNHSNIDSDEVIYYVDGDFMSRNDIAPGHITLHPGGIPHGPAPGAMERSIGKKETQEYAVMVDTFRPLMVTEQALKIDDGTYYKSWLD
- a CDS encoding DUF4142 domain-containing protein, which translates into the protein MKPTTVLALVIGTLLTTFSCSSGDGSTDKADKINDERIDKQAIAVSNDAKEDAKKVSRYIVHLSNSGMTEYELSKVALQKATNPEVRGFAQRAMNEHQQNDKSLQTLAKQMNVTLPVGLSDKSKNALEKLTGMDKGTEFDLQYLDTMATMNDDALDVADDLQDLAPNDGVKTYTKKLLENDSKHRDLAKQLKNVLN
- a CDS encoding MarR family winged helix-turn-helix transcriptional regulator is translated as MTHPSDSRAYFFKIDTTIKKIRNALQKQFNDAGFGLTVDQWVVIDHLYRNPGISQNTISDMTTKDAPTVTRIIDLLSQKGLTERRMADSDRRKFLVYLTEAGEAKYSEVLPIVSAMRRKGWGNLSDEDYHHFVRIMDSIYNNVSE